Genomic window (Flavobacteriales bacterium):
GGCCGGCACCAAGTGGAACTTCCTCCGCTTCCAGCCGGGCCTCGTGGGCGGCCACTGCATCGGCGTCGATCCGTACTATCTCGTGTACAAGGCGAAGGAGCTGGGCTACCACGCGCAGATCATCGACAGCGGCCGCTTCGTGAACGACAGCATGGGCGGCTACGTGGCCAAGCAGACCGTGAAGAAGGTGATCGCTGCCGGCACGAACCCCGCCGATGCGCGCATCCTGGTGATGGGCGCCACCTTCAAGGAGAATGTCACGGACATCCGCAACAGCAAGGTGGCCGACGTGGTGAAGGAGCTCAAGAGCTTCAGCTGCGCGGTGGACGTGACCGACCCGCATGCCGATGCCGCCGAGGTGAAGCACGAGTACGGCTACGAACTGGCGCCTGAGATGAAAGGCCCCTACGATGCCATCATCGTGGCCGTGAACCACAGCGAGTACGCCAGCAAGGACGAGGCTTGGTTCAAAGGCATGCTGAAGCCGAAAGGCGTGCTGGTGGACCTGAAGGGCGTATTCCGTAAGAAGATCAAGGACCTGAACTACTGGAGCCTGTGAGTGAATGGCCGCAGAGTCGCAAAGACGCAGAGAAGTCAACATGAACCGGATTCAGATCGATCCTGGGCCGAATCCCCTGCGCCTCTCCGCCTCTGCGGCTTAATCTTTCCACATGCAACGCAACATCCTCATCACCGGCGGCGCCGGATTCATCGGCAGCCATGTGGTGCGCCGCTTCGTGAACAAGTATCCGCAGTACCGCATCGTCAACCTCGATGCGCTCACCTATGCGGGCAACCTGGAGAACCTTCGCGACATCGAGCATGCTCCGAACTACACCTTCGTGAAAGCGGACATCTGCGATGCGGATGCGGTGGCCAGGGTGATCAAGGAGCACAGGATCGATGGCATCATCCACCTCGCCGCCGAGAGCCATGTGGACCGCAGCATCACCGATCCGCTGGCTTTCGTGCGCACCAACGTGTTCGGCACGGTGACCCTGCTCAATGCGGCGAAGGAGGCGTGGAAGGGCGACATGGAAGGCAAGCGTTTCTATCACGTGAGCACCGATGAGGTCTACGGCTCATTGCACGACGACAGCCTCTTCCTGGAGACCACGCCCTACGATCCGCAGAGTCCTTACAGCGCGAGCAAGGCTGCCAGCGACCATTTCGTGCGCGCGTACGGCAACACGTACAGGCTGCCCTTCGTGGTGAGCAACTGCAGCAACAATTACGGCAGCCACCACTTCCCGGAGAAGCTGATTCCGCTCATGATCAACAACATCCGCAACAGCAAGCCGCTGCCGGTCTACGGCAAGGGCGAGAACGTGCGCGATTGGCTCTGGGTGGAGGATCATGCGAGCGCCATCGACGCCATCTTCCACACGGGCAGGAACGGTGAGACGTACAACATCGGCGGGCACAACGAATGGAAGAACATCGACCTGGTGCATCTGCTCTGCTCGATCATGGACAAGAAGCTTGGTCGTTCCGAAGGGGAGAGCGCCAAGCTCATCACCTACGTCACCGATCGTGCCGGGCATGACCTGCGCTACGCGATCGACGCCGGCAAGATCGAACGCGAGCTGGGCTGGAGGCCGAGCATCACCTTCGAAGCGGGCCTGGAGCGCACCGTGGATTGGTACCTGGCCAACACCGAGTGGCTCGATCATGTCACCAGCGGCGCCTACCAGCAGTATTACGCGGCGCACTACGCGCAGCACTGATGGGGCTATTCAGCGGTCTATTCGGCAAGAAGGAGCCCGCGCTCGGCCCAGCGGACCTCTCCGTGCTCCGCTGCGATGTGCATTCGCACTTCATCCCGGGCATCGACGACGGCGCGCAGAACCTGGAGCAGAGCATGGAGCTGCTGCATGCCATGCACGGGCTCGGCTACCGCAAGGTGATCACCACGCCCCACAGCATGGCCGATGGGTACAAGAACTCGCCGGAGATCATCCTCGGCGGGCTGCAGAAGCTGCGCGTGGAGGTGAAGCGGCAGGGATTGGAGATCGAGGTGGATGCAGCTGCCGAGTACTACCTCGACCACGACCTGGAGCGCAAGGTGATGGAGGGCGAGGTGCTCACCTTCGGCGATAAGCTCCTGCTCTTCGAGCTGCCCTTCATCAGCGAGCCGCAGGTGCTGCTCTCGCTCATCTTCCAGATGCAGACACAGGGTTACAGGCCCGTGCTCGCGCATCCGGAGCGCTACGCCTATTGGCACAACGACTTCCCCAAGTATGAGAGTCTGAAGGACCGCGGCGTGCTCTTCCAGTTGAACCTCGTGGCGCTCGCGGGGGCTTATGGCCGTCCGGCGAAGGAGATCGCGGAGCGCCTGATCGATGCGGGCGCCTACGAATTGCTTGGCAGCGATTGCCACAACATGAACCATGTGGAGGCCATCCGCAACACGCTGGAGCGGCCATCCCTGCATAAGCTCATCGACAGCGGCAGATTGCTGAACGCTGGCCTTTGAGCGAGGTGTGAAAACACGTTGCGCTGGTCACGGAGCCCCCTTGAGGTCGTTCCCGCGAGGGTAGCTTCGCCGCATGATCAGCGC
Coding sequences:
- a CDS encoding capsular biosynthesis protein: MGLFSGLFGKKEPALGPADLSVLRCDVHSHFIPGIDDGAQNLEQSMELLHAMHGLGYRKVITTPHSMADGYKNSPEIILGGLQKLRVEVKRQGLEIEVDAAAEYYLDHDLERKVMEGEVLTFGDKLLLFELPFISEPQVLLSLIFQMQTQGYRPVLAHPERYAYWHNDFPKYESLKDRGVLFQLNLVALAGAYGRPAKEIAERLIDAGAYELLGSDCHNMNHVEAIRNTLERPSLHKLIDSGRLLNAGL
- the rfbB gene encoding dTDP-glucose 4,6-dehydratase, translating into MQRNILITGGAGFIGSHVVRRFVNKYPQYRIVNLDALTYAGNLENLRDIEHAPNYTFVKADICDADAVARVIKEHRIDGIIHLAAESHVDRSITDPLAFVRTNVFGTVTLLNAAKEAWKGDMEGKRFYHVSTDEVYGSLHDDSLFLETTPYDPQSPYSASKAASDHFVRAYGNTYRLPFVVSNCSNNYGSHHFPEKLIPLMINNIRNSKPLPVYGKGENVRDWLWVEDHASAIDAIFHTGRNGETYNIGGHNEWKNIDLVHLLCSIMDKKLGRSEGESAKLITYVTDRAGHDLRYAIDAGKIERELGWRPSITFEAGLERTVDWYLANTEWLDHVTSGAYQQYYAAHYAQH